A stretch of Henckelia pumila isolate YLH828 chromosome 4, ASM3356847v2, whole genome shotgun sequence DNA encodes these proteins:
- the LOC140866408 gene encoding pentatricopeptide repeat-containing protein At2g21090-like, translated as MKILADESQNFCAALLSNCIKTKNFKLGRALHSYLIQAGLILDTFFANRLIDLYSKCSSINSAHKVFDDIAFKNAHSWNTMIAAYCQVGCSQRAHQLLHEMPEPNLVSYNSVISGLSRSGFYKEAIDFFRGMQICGRNAVLMDEFTVVGLVNSCASLTVLGLLRQVHGVAIAMDLDLNVVASNALIDAYGKCGEVESSYSIFSRMEEKDVVSWNSLVVAYASASRMEDACRIFYQSPVKNVVSWTALITELVRSGKGEKSLSFFKKMVDESVAPNDITYVSALGACADLAVIGRGKQIHCHVIRIRSSTVFDNVFLINALIDMYCKCGDMVSSLRLFERLHDKDIVTWNSIITGLAQNGHGEASISIFETMMKANVKPNHVTFMAVLSACGHSGLESKGAQLLEMMERDFNLIPQLEHYSILVDLLGRKNRLKEAIEVIEKAPNGADHIGMWGSILSSCRIHGNMELATKAAEALFELEPENTGRYVMLSNIYATAGKWNDSGRIRKLMGERDLKKEAGFSWIEIKNARQKFVAEDRFNSDMVEIQELLLNLVSQMKNTGYMHINEIPVSLQLTGVP; from the coding sequence ATGAAAATCTTGGCTGATGAATCTCAAAATTTTTGTGCAGCCCTTCTCTCAAACTGCATCAAAACCAAGAATTTCAAGCTGGGGAGAGCTCTGCACTCGTACCTGATCCAAGCAGGTTTAATTCTTGATACTTTTTTCGCCAACCGCCTTATAGACTTGTATTCCAAATGCAGTTCCATAAATTCGGCCCATAAAGTGTTCGATGATATTGCATTCAAGAATGCACACTCGTGGAATACTATGATCGCTGCTTACTGTCAAGTGGGTTGTTCTCAAAGGGCCCACCAGCTGCTTCATGAAATGCCTGAACCAAATCTTGTGAGTTATAATTCTGTGATTTCGGGTTTATCCAGAAGTGGGTTTTACAAGGAAGCAATTGACTTTTTTAGGGGAATGCAAATATGCGGTAGGAATGCAGTATTGATGGATGAGTTTACGGTTGTGGGTTTGGTGAATTCATGTGCTAGCTTGACTGTGTTGGGGTTGCTGCGCCAGGTACACGGTGTTGCGATTGCCATGGATTTGGATCTCAATGTGGTTGCTTCCAATGCTTTGATTGATGCTTATGGGAAATGTGGTGAAGTTGAGAGCTCTTATTCGATTTTCAGTCGAATGGAAGAGAAAGATGTTGTTTCTTGGAATTCATTGGTGGTTGCTTATGCCAGCGCATCCAGAATGGAAGATGCTTGTCGGATTTTCTATCAAAGTCCGGTTAAGAATGtggtttcttggactgctttgATCACGGAATTGGTACGAAGTGGGAAGGGAGAAAAATCTTTGtcatttttcaagaaaatggtGGATGAAAGTGTAGCCCCTAACGACATCACATATGTTAGTGCTTTAGGTGCTTGTGCTGATTTAGCTGTCATTGGAAGAGGGAAGCAAATCCATTGCCATGTCATTCGAATCAGAAGTAGTACGGTCTTCGATAATGTTTTTTTGATCAATGCACTAATTGACATGTATTGTAAGTGTGGTGACATGGTATCTTCACTGAGGTTGTTTGAGAGGCTACATGATAAAGACATTGTTACGTGGAATTCAATAATAACCGGTCTTGCTCAAAACGGTCACGGAGAGGCGTCGATTTCCATCTTTGAGACGATGATGAAAGCAAATGTAAAACCAAATCATGTGACTTTCATGGCAGTTTTATCAGCTTGTGGCCACTCGGGTCTAGAATCTAAAGGAGCCCAACTTCTTGAAATGATGGAAAGGGATTTTAATCTTATTCCACAACTAGAGCATTATTCAATTTTGGTCGATTTACTCGGACGAAAGAATAGGCTCAAAGAAGCAATAGAGGTGATTGAAAAAGCGCCGAATGGTGCTGATCACATTGGAATGTGGGGTTCTATACTAAGTTCTTGTCGAATCCATGGAAACATGGAACTTGCCACAAAGGCAGCAGAAGCTTTATTCGAGCTAGAGCCTGAGAACACTGGAAGATATGTGATGCTTTCCAATATTTATGCTACAGCTGGGAAGTGGAATGATTCAGGTCGAATTAGAAAACTCATGGGCGAAAGGGATCTCAAGAAAGAAGCCGGATTTAGTTGGATAGAGATAAAGAATGCAAGACAAAAGTTTGTGGCTGAAGACAGGTTCAACTCTGACATGGTAGAAATACAAGAATTACTTCTTAATCTTGTAAGCCAGATGAAGAATACTGGATATATGCACATTAATGAGATTCCTGTTTCTCTCCAACTTACTGGTGTGCCTTGA